One genomic region from Nocardioides plantarum encodes:
- a CDS encoding dihydrofolate reductase family protein — MRELTYYVAVSLDGRIAGPGDDFSAFPVEGDHIDMILRDWRDTLPAPGLQALGLAADHTRFDAVVMGWGTYAAGLPHGVVDPYPHLDQVVATRAHADHELPDGVRATADPLAEVRRMKAQEGVGIWLCGGGLLAASLADEIDRLVLKVNPVVLGKGPALLDGSYVPRFFERSAVTAYDSGVVVAEYERSW, encoded by the coding sequence ATGCGAGAGCTCACCTACTACGTCGCTGTCTCGCTCGACGGCCGGATCGCCGGCCCAGGCGACGACTTCTCGGCGTTTCCCGTCGAGGGCGACCACATCGACATGATCCTGCGTGACTGGCGTGACACCCTGCCTGCGCCGGGGCTCCAGGCCCTCGGCCTGGCCGCCGACCACACGCGGTTCGACGCCGTCGTCATGGGGTGGGGCACCTATGCCGCCGGCCTCCCGCACGGCGTCGTCGACCCCTACCCGCACCTCGACCAGGTGGTCGCGACCCGGGCGCACGCCGACCACGAGCTCCCCGACGGGGTGCGCGCGACCGCCGATCCCCTCGCCGAGGTGCGCCGGATGAAGGCGCAGGAGGGGGTCGGCATCTGGCTCTGCGGTGGGGGACTGCTGGCCGCGTCGCTCGCCGACGAGATCGACCGGCTCGTGCTCAAGGTCAACCCGGTCGTGCTGGGCAAGGGGCCGGCGCTGCTCGACGGCTCCTACGTCCCCCGGTTCTTCGAGCGGTCCGCAGTGACGGCGTACGACTCGGGGGTCGTGGTCGCCGAGTACGAGCGGTCGTGGTGA
- a CDS encoding TetR/AcrR family transcriptional regulator, with product MVRNDERRQSLADAGISVLADEGARGLTHRAVDAHAGVPAGTTSNYFRTRDALLQALVGRIGERLAPDPEVLTRLGRRKPSRRLYADYLRDIVRRLTREHDVTLALFELRLEAARRPEVEEVIGAWLREGFAGDVAFNTAAGLPGGAREVVLFHYAIDGLLLDRITTSIDRGTSTDAVIDALVTALLPDA from the coding sequence GTGGTTCGCAACGACGAACGTCGCCAGTCCCTCGCCGACGCCGGCATCTCCGTGCTCGCCGACGAGGGCGCCCGGGGCCTGACCCACCGCGCGGTCGACGCGCATGCCGGCGTGCCGGCCGGGACCACGTCCAACTACTTCCGGACCCGCGACGCCCTGCTGCAGGCGTTGGTCGGTCGCATCGGCGAGCGCCTCGCGCCCGACCCCGAGGTGCTGACCCGACTCGGTCGACGCAAGCCGAGCCGACGGCTGTACGCCGACTACCTGCGCGACATCGTGCGCCGACTGACCCGCGAGCACGACGTCACCCTGGCGCTCTTCGAGCTCCGACTGGAGGCCGCCCGGCGACCGGAGGTCGAGGAGGTCATCGGCGCCTGGCTGCGCGAGGGGTTCGCCGGCGACGTCGCGTTCAACACCGCGGCCGGCCTTCCCGGTGGCGCCCGCGAGGTCGTTCTCTTCCACTACGCGATCGACGGCCTGCTGCTCGACCGGATCACCACCTCGATCGACCGCGGCACCTCGACCGACGCCGTGATCGACGCCCTGGTCACGGCCCTGCTCCCGGACGCCTGA
- a CDS encoding uracil-DNA glycosylase — MSALAGLVDRGLMSPDWAEALAPVDDRVAALGTFLREEIAAGRPYLPAGDAVFRAFRAPLSGVKVLVVGQDPYPTPGHPIGLSFAVERDVWPLPRSLVNIYTELRADVGVIPPKHGDLTGWADQGVMLLNRVLTVRPGTPASHRKQGWEEVTECAIKALVARAEAGSPFAAILWGRDAQSLKPMLGSTPSVESAHPSPLSASRGFFGSQPFSRVNALLTERGAEPIDWSAFVEGDASAH; from the coding sequence ATGAGCGCGCTGGCCGGACTCGTCGACCGTGGACTGATGTCCCCCGACTGGGCCGAGGCCCTCGCGCCGGTCGACGACCGGGTGGCCGCGCTGGGCACGTTCCTCCGCGAGGAGATCGCCGCCGGCCGGCCCTACCTGCCGGCGGGCGACGCCGTCTTCCGCGCCTTCCGTGCGCCACTCTCGGGGGTGAAGGTCCTCGTGGTCGGCCAGGACCCGTACCCGACGCCCGGACACCCGATCGGGCTCAGCTTCGCCGTCGAGCGTGACGTGTGGCCGCTCCCGCGGAGCCTGGTCAACATCTACACCGAGCTGCGCGCCGACGTCGGCGTGATCCCGCCCAAGCACGGCGACCTGACCGGCTGGGCCGACCAGGGCGTGATGCTCCTCAACCGCGTGCTGACGGTCCGCCCCGGCACACCGGCCTCCCACCGCAAGCAGGGCTGGGAGGAGGTCACCGAGTGCGCGATCAAGGCGCTCGTGGCGAGGGCCGAGGCAGGGTCGCCGTTCGCGGCGATCCTGTGGGGCCGGGACGCCCAGTCCCTCAAGCCGATGCTCGGCAGCACCCCGTCGGTCGAGTCGGCGCACCCGTCGCCCCTGTCGGCCTCACGCGGGTTCTTCGGGTCCCAGCCGTTCAGCCGGGTCAACGCCTTGCTCACCGAGCGGGGCGCCGAGCCCATCGACTGGTCCGCGTTCGTCGAGGGCGACGCCTCCGCGCACTGA
- a CDS encoding dioxygenase family protein — protein MIDRMPALYLGHGAPPLLDDPLWSGQLAAWARDLPRPKAILIVSAHWESAPISLSASRAPLVYDFGGFEAKYYSMTYETPDSSWLAERIAATMPSTEPVHQHHARGLDHGAWVPLTIMYPEGDVPVVQMSLPTHDPVRLMAIGARLRGLRDEGVLIIGSGFLTHGLPFLEDFRLDAAAPGWSSDFDAWAADAMARGDVDALADFRHRAPGMPYAHPTVEHYSPLFVTLGAATDPSAPGEQVIDGFWMGLSKRSLQVA, from the coding sequence GTGATCGACCGCATGCCCGCCCTCTACCTCGGCCACGGCGCCCCGCCCCTCCTCGACGACCCGCTGTGGTCGGGTCAGCTGGCCGCGTGGGCGCGAGACCTGCCCCGCCCGAAGGCGATCCTCATCGTCAGCGCCCACTGGGAGTCCGCACCGATCTCGCTGAGCGCGAGCCGGGCCCCCCTCGTCTACGACTTCGGCGGGTTCGAGGCGAAGTACTACTCGATGACCTACGAGACCCCCGACTCCTCCTGGCTGGCCGAGCGGATCGCCGCCACGATGCCGTCGACCGAGCCGGTCCACCAGCACCACGCGCGCGGGCTCGACCACGGCGCCTGGGTGCCGCTCACGATCATGTACCCCGAGGGCGACGTACCCGTGGTCCAGATGTCGCTGCCGACCCACGATCCCGTGCGGTTGATGGCGATCGGGGCACGACTGCGCGGCCTGCGCGACGAGGGCGTGCTGATCATCGGATCCGGCTTCCTGACCCACGGCCTGCCGTTCCTCGAGGACTTCCGGCTCGACGCCGCCGCTCCCGGCTGGTCGAGCGACTTCGACGCCTGGGCCGCCGACGCCATGGCCCGCGGCGACGTCGACGCGCTCGCCGACTTCCGCCACCGGGCCCCGGGCATGCCCTACGCCCACCCGACCGTCGAGCACTACTCGCCGTTGTTCGTGACCCTGGGTGCGGCCACCGACCCGAGCGCTCCCGGGGAGCAGGTCATCGACGGGTTCTGGATGGGGCTGTCGAAGCGGTCGCTGCAGGTCGCCTGA
- a CDS encoding MerR family transcriptional regulator, whose amino-acid sequence MTERHDPGVYAISVAARMVSMEIQNLRVYERRGLVDPDRTPGGSRLYRPADIERLHRIRDLLEQGLNLAGIAEVLRLEADNDRLREQVRRLRKRG is encoded by the coding sequence GTGACCGAACGCCACGACCCCGGCGTCTACGCCATCTCGGTGGCCGCCCGGATGGTCTCGATGGAGATCCAGAACCTCCGCGTCTACGAGCGCCGGGGGCTGGTCGACCCCGACCGCACGCCGGGCGGGTCTCGCCTCTACCGTCCGGCCGACATCGAGCGGCTGCACCGGATCCGTGACCTGCTCGAGCAGGGCCTCAACCTGGCCGGCATCGCCGAGGTGCTGCGCCTGGAGGCCGACAACGATCGGCTGCGCGAGCAGGTCCGTCGCCTGCGCAAGCGCGGGTGA
- a CDS encoding Hsp20/alpha crystallin family protein produces the protein MLLRTTDPFRDLDRLAQQFFNGSPGTTNRPVTMAMDAWREGDTFVLELDLPGVSPESIDLDVERNVLTIRAERLGRNGDWEMLAAERPRGAFSRQLVLGDNLDLEHIDAGYDAGVLRLTIPVAERAKPRKIQVATSGPQTAAISA, from the coding sequence ATGCTGCTCCGCACCACCGACCCGTTCCGCGACCTCGACCGCCTGGCCCAGCAGTTCTTCAACGGGTCCCCGGGCACGACCAACCGGCCCGTGACGATGGCCATGGACGCCTGGCGCGAGGGCGACACGTTCGTCCTCGAGCTCGACCTGCCGGGCGTCTCGCCCGAGTCCATCGACCTCGACGTCGAGCGCAACGTGCTGACCATCCGTGCCGAGCGTCTGGGCCGCAACGGCGACTGGGAGATGCTGGCGGCCGAGCGGCCCCGCGGCGCCTTCAGCCGCCAGCTGGTCCTGGGCGACAACCTCGACCTCGAGCACATCGACGCCGGCTACGACGCGGGCGTGCTGCGCCTGACGATCCCGGTCGCCGAGCGGGCCAAGCCGCGCAAGATCCAGGTCGCCACCTCCGGGCCGCAGACCGCGGCGATCAGCGCCTGA
- a CDS encoding aldo/keto reductase: MTNDADMDYRPLGDSGLMVSAVGIGCNAFSRRVDLDGVRDILDAASDVGVTLLDTADIYGDPSGGSEELLGEALQGRRDEFVLATKFGMDMNGANGADRGVRASRHYVRRAVEASLRRLRTDHIDLYQLHRPDDVTPIEETLSVLTDLVREGKVLYLGSSNFSGWQVADAEWTSRSAGLERFVSVQNRYSLLDRGLEDEVVPACEQYGLGVLPFFPLEYGLLTGKYRRGQAAPDGSRASSGPAPWLESADWDRIEALEAYAAARDLEPIDVAIAGLAAQPAVSSVIAGATSGDQVRRNAAALRWEPTEADLVELDEITAGD, from the coding sequence ATGACGAACGACGCAGACATGGACTACCGGCCCCTCGGCGACAGCGGCCTGATGGTGAGCGCGGTCGGCATCGGCTGCAACGCCTTCAGCCGACGGGTCGACCTCGACGGCGTGCGCGACATCCTCGACGCCGCCTCCGACGTCGGCGTGACGCTGCTCGACACCGCCGACATCTACGGCGATCCCAGTGGCGGCAGCGAGGAGCTGCTCGGCGAGGCGCTGCAGGGTCGACGTGACGAGTTCGTGCTGGCCACGAAGTTCGGCATGGACATGAACGGCGCCAACGGGGCCGACCGCGGCGTACGGGCCTCGCGCCACTACGTCCGGCGCGCGGTCGAGGCGAGCCTGCGCCGGCTCCGCACCGACCACATCGACCTCTACCAGCTGCACCGGCCCGACGACGTGACGCCGATCGAGGAGACGCTGTCGGTGCTGACCGACCTGGTCCGGGAGGGCAAGGTCCTCTACCTCGGCTCGTCCAACTTCTCCGGCTGGCAGGTCGCCGACGCCGAGTGGACCTCGCGCAGCGCGGGCCTCGAGCGGTTCGTCAGCGTGCAGAACCGCTACTCGCTGCTCGACCGCGGCCTCGAGGACGAGGTGGTGCCGGCCTGCGAGCAGTACGGGCTCGGCGTCCTGCCGTTCTTCCCGCTCGAGTACGGCCTGCTGACCGGCAAGTACCGCCGGGGCCAGGCGGCACCCGACGGCTCGCGGGCGAGCAGCGGGCCCGCCCCGTGGCTCGAGAGCGCCGACTGGGACCGGATCGAGGCCCTCGAGGCGTACGCCGCCGCGCGCGACCTCGAGCCGATCGACGTCGCGATCGCCGGGCTCGCCGCGCAGCCGGCAGTGTCGTCGGTCATCGCCGGCGCGACCTCGGGCGACCAGGTGCGACGCAACGCCGCGGCCCTGCGCTGGGAGCCCACCGAGGCCGATCTCGTCGAGCTCGACGAGATCACCGCCGGCGACTGA
- a CDS encoding succinic semialdehyde dehydrogenase has protein sequence MSQDLQRPASVTDAFLQQLVERVPSTAGGTWKLTEVYTGEVLVELPQSTPADIERAFAAARVAQAEWSQWPLAKRLKVFKRAHALFVENAHRTADLIQVESGKNRRMAIEETCDPPMVMSHYIKHAPRLLAPVTKGGPVPFLTRSTAIRQPKGVVGVIAPWNFPFATGISDAVTALIAGNGVVLKPDNKTALSPLWGIQMLEDAGLPKGLFQVVCGEGPDVGPTLIDHANYVMFTGSTATGRVIGERAGRNLIGACLELGGKNPMIVLDDADMDDVVEGAVFGVFGNTGQICMHIERIYLPESRYAEFRDKFVARAKGLDVRASYDFGPEMGSLVSPDHKERVQSHVDDAVAKGATVLAGGRPRPDLGPAFYEPTILEGVTQDMLTGSCETFGPVVALHRYRTVDEAVALANDTDYGLNASVWGGDVEAASAVARRIQSGNVNVNDILATAFASKGTPSGGVKQSGVGARHGDQGLTKYTDVQNLAVLKKQVMGARPGQNYDDYVKGMLSGLSMMRRTRLR, from the coding sequence ATGAGCCAGGACCTGCAGCGTCCGGCGTCGGTCACCGACGCGTTCCTCCAGCAGCTCGTCGAGCGGGTTCCGTCGACCGCCGGTGGAACCTGGAAGCTCACCGAGGTCTACACCGGCGAGGTCCTGGTCGAGCTCCCGCAGTCGACGCCGGCCGACATCGAGCGGGCGTTCGCGGCCGCCCGGGTGGCGCAGGCGGAGTGGTCGCAGTGGCCGCTGGCCAAGCGGCTCAAGGTCTTCAAGAGGGCGCACGCGCTCTTCGTCGAGAACGCCCACAGGACCGCCGACCTGATCCAGGTCGAGAGCGGCAAGAACCGGCGGATGGCGATCGAGGAGACCTGCGACCCGCCGATGGTGATGAGCCACTACATCAAGCACGCGCCTCGGCTGCTGGCGCCGGTCACCAAGGGCGGGCCGGTCCCGTTCCTGACCAGGTCGACCGCGATCCGCCAGCCCAAGGGCGTCGTCGGTGTCATCGCGCCGTGGAACTTCCCCTTCGCCACCGGCATCTCCGACGCCGTCACCGCCCTGATCGCCGGCAACGGCGTCGTGCTCAAGCCCGACAACAAGACGGCGCTCTCGCCGCTGTGGGGCATCCAGATGCTCGAGGACGCCGGCCTGCCGAAGGGCCTGTTCCAGGTCGTCTGCGGCGAGGGCCCCGACGTCGGTCCGACGCTCATCGACCACGCCAACTACGTCATGTTCACCGGCTCCACCGCCACGGGTCGCGTCATCGGCGAGCGCGCCGGGCGCAACCTCATCGGCGCCTGCCTCGAGCTCGGCGGCAAGAACCCGATGATCGTGCTCGACGACGCCGACATGGACGACGTCGTCGAGGGCGCGGTCTTCGGCGTCTTCGGCAACACCGGTCAGATCTGCATGCACATCGAGCGGATCTACCTCCCGGAGAGCCGGTACGCCGAGTTTCGCGACAAGTTCGTGGCCCGGGCCAAGGGGCTCGACGTACGCGCCTCCTACGACTTCGGCCCCGAGATGGGCTCCCTCGTCTCGCCCGACCACAAGGAGCGCGTGCAGTCGCACGTCGACGACGCCGTCGCCAAGGGCGCCACCGTGCTCGCGGGCGGCCGGCCGCGCCCCGACCTCGGCCCGGCGTTCTACGAGCCGACGATCCTCGAGGGCGTCACCCAGGACATGCTCACCGGCTCGTGCGAGACCTTCGGGCCGGTGGTGGCCCTGCACCGCTACCGCACCGTCGACGAGGCCGTCGCCCTGGCCAACGACACCGACTACGGCCTCAACGCCTCCGTGTGGGGTGGCGACGTCGAGGCCGCGTCAGCCGTCGCCCGCCGGATCCAGTCCGGCAACGTCAACGTCAACGACATCCTGGCCACGGCGTTCGCCTCCAAGGGCACCCCGTCCGGCGGGGTCAAGCAGTCCGGCGTCGGTGCCCGCCACGGCGACCAGGGCCTGACCAAGTACACCGACGTGCAGAACCTCGCGGTGCTCAAGAAGCAGGTCATGGGCGCGCGCCCGGGCCAGAACTACGACGACTACGTCAAGGGGATGCTGTCCGGGCTGTCGATGATGCGCAGGACGCGCCTGCGCTGA
- a CDS encoding GMC family oxidoreductase, which yields MAKKPEYQNEADYVVVGSGSSGAAIAGRLAESGASVIVLEAGKTDEKFLTRKPGMIGPMHSVPEIKRTVDWGYYSTPQKHLLDRKMPVPRGKVVGGSSSINGMVYVRGNRANFDSWAAEGNVGWDADTVNAAYKRMEDFEDGENAFRGTGGPIRITRNKFPQEGALQFLQATSDATGCEILDDYNGASQEGVSRMQQNAADGLRYSASRGYIHNLAPRTLQLQSEVLVTRVVVKNGRATGVEVTDVSKKGGGAKRTIRAGKEVILSAGFVGSAQILMLSGIGHAQHLKDHGIQVVADLPVGDNLHDHMFHALTFHATSSKNRGTAPYFAKGIAKEVLRPGTTFLANSVFEVLAFLKTSQAKDVPDLQLHLLPWSYVSPNQDEPIRHDVDPRTSLTVLATLIYPKSRGTLRLASADPTASPLIDFQYLADPSDLEVLGEGSEMVRQIMAGSAFKGAVKEEIHPGTDLQGQELRDAILNRATSVYHGVGTCRMGVDELSVVTPDLKVRGVEGLRVADASIMPSITGGNTNAPAIMIGERGADLILGRG from the coding sequence ATGGCGAAGAAGCCGGAGTACCAGAACGAGGCCGACTACGTGGTGGTCGGCTCCGGGAGCTCGGGAGCCGCGATCGCCGGCCGCCTCGCGGAGTCCGGCGCGAGCGTGATCGTGCTCGAGGCCGGCAAGACCGACGAGAAGTTCCTGACCCGGAAGCCCGGGATGATCGGGCCGATGCACTCGGTGCCCGAGATCAAGAGGACCGTCGACTGGGGCTACTACTCGACGCCGCAGAAGCACCTCCTCGACCGCAAGATGCCGGTGCCGCGAGGCAAGGTCGTCGGCGGGTCGAGCTCGATCAACGGCATGGTCTACGTGCGTGGCAACCGCGCCAACTTCGACTCCTGGGCCGCCGAGGGCAACGTCGGCTGGGACGCCGACACCGTCAATGCGGCGTACAAGAGGATGGAGGACTTCGAGGACGGCGAGAACGCCTTCCGCGGCACCGGCGGTCCGATCCGGATCACCCGCAACAAGTTCCCGCAGGAGGGCGCGCTGCAGTTCCTGCAGGCGACGTCCGACGCGACCGGCTGCGAGATCCTCGACGACTACAACGGCGCGTCCCAGGAGGGCGTCAGTCGGATGCAGCAGAACGCCGCTGACGGCCTGCGCTACTCCGCCTCGCGCGGCTACATCCACAACCTGGCCCCGCGCACGCTGCAGCTGCAGAGCGAGGTGCTGGTCACCCGGGTCGTGGTAAAGAACGGCCGCGCGACCGGCGTCGAGGTCACCGACGTCAGCAAGAAGGGCGGCGGCGCCAAGCGCACCATCCGGGCCGGCAAGGAGGTCATCCTCTCGGCCGGGTTCGTCGGCTCCGCGCAGATCCTGATGCTCTCGGGCATCGGTCACGCCCAGCACCTCAAGGACCACGGCATCCAGGTCGTCGCCGACCTCCCCGTGGGCGACAACCTGCACGACCACATGTTCCACGCGCTGACCTTCCACGCGACGTCGAGCAAGAACCGCGGCACCGCGCCCTACTTCGCCAAGGGGATCGCCAAGGAGGTCCTGCGCCCCGGTACGACGTTCCTGGCCAACTCGGTCTTCGAGGTGCTCGCCTTCCTCAAGACCTCGCAGGCCAAGGACGTGCCCGACCTCCAGCTGCACCTGCTGCCGTGGTCCTACGTCTCGCCCAACCAGGACGAGCCGATCCGCCACGACGTCGACCCCCGTACGTCGCTGACCGTGCTCGCGACGCTGATCTATCCCAAGAGCCGCGGCACGCTGCGGCTCGCGTCGGCCGACCCGACCGCCTCTCCGCTGATCGACTTCCAGTACCTCGCCGACCCGTCGGACCTCGAGGTCCTCGGCGAGGGGTCCGAGATGGTCCGCCAGATCATGGCGGGCTCGGCGTTCAAGGGCGCGGTCAAGGAGGAGATCCACCCGGGCACCGACCTCCAGGGCCAGGAGCTGCGCGACGCGATCCTCAACCGGGCGACCTCGGTCTACCACGGGGTCGGCACCTGCCGGATGGGCGTCGACGAGCTGTCCGTCGTCACCCCGGACCTCAAGGTCCGCGGCGTCGAGGGCCTCCGGGTCGCCGACGCCTCGATCATGCCGTCGATCACCGGCGGCAACACCAACGCGCCCGCGATCATGATCGGCGAGCGCGGCGCCGACCTGATCCTCGGGAGGGGATGA
- the pdxY gene encoding pyridoxal kinase PdxY, which produces MKILSIQSSVAYGHVGNSAAVFPLQRLGHEVWPVLTVHFSNHTGYGAWRGPLLDPADVREVIAGIDDRGVLGTADAVLSGYQGDPAVGRVVLDAVARVKELNPAAVYCCDPVMGDVGRGMFVKPGIPAYLRDEVVPRADIVTPNHFELDFLAGRSTTTLTEVLDAVEVVRATGPRDVLVTSVLHADSAPDTLDVVAVSDAGAWVVTTPLLPIAPNGCGDVTAALYLAHLTSTGSPARALELTTSSVYSVLEATLTAGTREIQLIAAQDAIAAPPARFEARQLR; this is translated from the coding sequence GTGAAGATCCTGTCGATCCAGTCCTCGGTCGCCTACGGCCATGTCGGCAACTCCGCCGCGGTCTTCCCGCTGCAGCGCCTCGGGCACGAGGTCTGGCCGGTCCTCACGGTCCACTTCTCCAACCACACCGGGTACGGCGCGTGGCGCGGCCCGCTGCTCGACCCCGCCGACGTGCGCGAGGTCATCGCCGGCATCGACGACCGCGGCGTCCTCGGCACCGCCGACGCGGTGCTGTCGGGCTACCAGGGCGACCCGGCCGTCGGCAGGGTCGTCCTGGACGCCGTCGCCCGCGTCAAGGAGCTCAACCCGGCCGCGGTCTACTGCTGCGACCCCGTGATGGGCGACGTGGGCCGCGGGATGTTCGTCAAGCCGGGCATCCCGGCGTACCTGCGCGACGAGGTGGTGCCGCGCGCCGACATCGTGACGCCCAACCACTTCGAGCTCGACTTCCTGGCCGGCCGCTCGACCACCACCCTGACCGAGGTGCTCGACGCCGTCGAGGTGGTCCGCGCCACCGGCCCCCGCGACGTGCTGGTCACCTCGGTCCTGCACGCCGACTCGGCACCCGACACCCTCGACGTCGTCGCCGTCTCCGATGCCGGCGCCTGGGTCGTCACGACCCCCCTGCTGCCGATCGCGCCCAACGGCTGCGGCGACGTGACGGCCGCGCTCTACCTGGCCCACCTGACCAGCACCGGCTCCCCCGCCCGCGCACTCGAGCTCACCACCTCGTCGGTCTACTCGGTCCTCGAGGCGACCCTCACCGCCGGCACCCGCGAGATCCAGCTCATCGCCGCCCAGGACGCGATCGCGGCACCGCCGGCGCGGTTCGAGGCGCGCCAGCTGCGCTGA
- the soxR gene encoding redox-sensitive transcriptional activator SoxR produces MTLTIGQLAERSGVAPSALRFYEDRGLISSERTIGNQRRYPASTLRRVAFVRTAQRVGLSLGEIREALADLPDGRTPTKADWHRISNAWRPRLDEQIRRIELLRDKLDSCIGCGCLSLRSCYLTNPDDEMAERGPGAVLLEP; encoded by the coding sequence ATGACGTTGACGATCGGTCAGCTGGCCGAGCGGTCGGGGGTGGCCCCCAGTGCACTGCGCTTCTACGAGGACCGCGGGCTCATCAGCTCCGAGCGCACGATCGGCAACCAGCGTCGCTACCCCGCCTCGACGCTGCGACGGGTGGCGTTCGTGCGCACCGCCCAACGCGTCGGCCTCAGCCTCGGCGAGATCCGCGAGGCCCTGGCCGACCTGCCCGACGGGCGTACGCCGACCAAGGCCGACTGGCACCGGATCAGCAACGCCTGGCGACCCCGGCTCGACGAGCAGATCCGGCGGATCGAGCTGCTGCGCGACAAGCTCGACAGCTGCATCGGCTGCGGCTGCCTGAGCCTGCGGTCGTGCTACCTCACCAACCCCGACGACGAGATGGCCGAGCGCGGCCCCGGCGCGGTCCTGCTCGAGCCCTGA
- a CDS encoding DUF4032 domain-containing protein has product MALHIVANRPDPALLTLPWATCLEDWTDDHVVPLPRGLSRHVVRIVRLRDRTYAVKETVEEIAFREYRLLRDLQRLGLPAVVPQGVVTGRVDEQGEDLPSALLTEHLRFSLPYRSLFAHGMNADNLPALVDALVVLLVRLHLAGFYWGDVSLSNVLFRRNAGGFAAYLVDAETGELRPQLSAGMRQHDVTIATENVFAELLDLQASEAIDTQVGAHEIVELLADRYAALWDELTGVEEFGLDEMWRIEQRIERLNDLGFDVEELDIVTDIGGDWVRIQPRAVELGHHCRELQALTGLNVEDGQARRLLNDLASFTAHGDLGGEDRSLVAHRWLTEIYEPITAMVPPEARGKLEAAEVFHEVLVHRWYLSERAGHEVPIHDAARDYVDTVLMQRPDPETETEA; this is encoded by the coding sequence ATGGCGCTGCACATCGTGGCCAACCGGCCCGACCCCGCGCTGCTCACCCTGCCGTGGGCGACGTGCCTGGAGGACTGGACCGACGACCACGTCGTCCCCCTCCCCCGCGGCCTGTCGCGCCACGTCGTCCGGATCGTGCGCCTGCGCGACCGCACCTACGCCGTCAAGGAGACGGTGGAGGAGATCGCGTTCCGCGAGTACCGGCTGCTGCGCGACCTGCAGCGCCTCGGTCTGCCGGCCGTCGTCCCCCAAGGCGTGGTGACCGGACGCGTCGACGAGCAGGGCGAGGACCTGCCGAGCGCCCTGCTCACCGAGCACCTGCGGTTCTCGCTCCCCTACCGCAGCCTCTTCGCCCACGGCATGAACGCCGACAACCTCCCGGCCCTGGTCGACGCGCTCGTGGTGCTGCTGGTCCGCCTCCACCTGGCCGGCTTCTACTGGGGCGACGTCTCGCTGAGCAACGTGCTCTTCCGGCGCAACGCGGGCGGGTTCGCCGCCTATCTCGTCGACGCCGAGACCGGTGAGCTGCGTCCGCAGCTCTCCGCCGGGATGCGCCAGCACGACGTGACGATCGCGACCGAGAACGTCTTCGCCGAGCTGCTCGACCTGCAGGCCAGCGAGGCCATCGACACCCAGGTCGGCGCCCACGAGATCGTCGAGCTCCTCGCCGACCGGTACGCCGCCCTGTGGGACGAGCTGACCGGCGTCGAGGAGTTCGGGCTCGACGAGATGTGGCGCATCGAGCAGCGCATCGAGCGCCTCAACGACCTCGGCTTCGACGTCGAGGAGCTCGACATCGTCACCGACATCGGCGGCGACTGGGTGCGCATCCAGCCCAGGGCCGTCGAGCTCGGCCACCACTGCCGCGAGCTGCAGGCGCTGACGGGCCTCAACGTCGAGGACGGCCAGGCGCGCCGGCTCCTCAACGACCTCGCCTCGTTCACCGCCCACGGCGACCTCGGTGGCGAGGACCGGTCGCTGGTCGCCCACCGCTGGCTGACCGAGATCTACGAGCCGATCACCGCGATGGTCCCGCCCGAGGCCCGCGGCAAGCTCGAGGCCGCCGAGGTGTTCCACGAGGTGCTCGTGCACCGGTGGTACCTCTCCGAGCGCGCCGGGCACGAGGTCCCCATCCACGACGCCGCGCGCGACTACGTCGACACGGTGCTGATGCAGAGACCCGACCCCGAGACCGAGACCGAGGCCTGA